A genomic segment from Nicotiana sylvestris chromosome 1, ASM39365v2, whole genome shotgun sequence encodes:
- the LOC104238851 gene encoding protein DETOXIFICATION 34, with translation METPGGSAGETPLYGGSSMEPTELHSAPSAMLADYPPVHGFQDAKNLVCMESGKLWAIAGPIAFNILCNYGINSFTSIFVGHIGDVELSAVAISLSVIANFSFGFLLGMGSALETLCGQAFGAGQVELLGVYLQRSWIILVGSCFCIMPLYIFSAPILKLLGQRHDIAELAGKFSIQIIPQMFSLAINFPTQKFLQAQSNVAVLAWVGFMALIVHIGVLFLFVRVFRWGVTGAAAAYDVSAWAIALAQVIYIVGWCKDSWKGLSWLALKELWPFVKLSVASAVMICLEIWYFMTIIVLTGHLEDPVIAVGSLSICMNLNGWEGMLFIGINAAISVRVSNELGSGHPRAAKYSVFVTVAESLIIGIVCMILIILTKDHFAMLFTSSEKMQKAVSKLAYLLAVTMLLNSVQPVISGVAVGGGWQALVAYINLACYYVIGLPLGFLLGYKTRLGVQGIWMGMIFGTFLQTVILCVIVYKTNWNDEVAQASERMRKWSGISDEADTK, from the exons ATGGAGACACCAGGCGGCTCAGCCGGGGAGACGCCTTTATATGGCGGCTCCTCCATGGAGCCGACTGAGCTTCATTCGGCTCCATCTGCCATGCTGGCGGATTACCCGCCAGTGCATGGCTTTCAGGATGCGAAAAATTTAGTTTGCATGGAATCAGGGAAATTATGGGCAATTGCAGGTCCCATAGCGTTTAATATTCTGTGTAATTATGGGATTAATTCTTTCACAAGTATATTTGTTGGACATATTGGTGATGTTGAGCTCTCTGCCGTTGCCATTTCTTTATCGGTTATAGCAAATTTCTCATTCGGCTTCTTG TTAGGTATGGGTAGTGCACTTGAGACACTATGTGGACAAGCATTTGGTGCAGGCCAAGTAGAATTGCTAGGAGTTTACTTACAAAGATCATGGATAATCCTTGTTGGTTCATGCTTCTGCATAATGCCACTCTACATCTTCTCAGCACCAATATTAAAGCTTCTAGGCCAAAGACATGACATAGCAGAATTAGCTGGAAAATTTTCAATTCAAATCATACCTCAAATGTTCTCCCTCGCGATCAACTTCCCAACCCAAAAATTCTTGCAAGCACAAAGCAATGTCGCGGTTCTTGCTTGGGTTGGATTCATGGCTTTGATCGTGCATATCGGTGTGCTCTTTCTTTTTGTTAGAGTTTTTCGATGGGGCGTTACTGGTGCTGCTGCTGCATATGATGTTTCTGCTTGGGCTATTGCTTTGGCTCAGGTGATTTATATTGTTGGTTGGTGTAAAGATAGTTGGAAGGGGTTGTCTTGGTTGGCATTAAAGGAACTTTGGCCCTTTGTAAAGCTTTCTGTTGCATCAGCAGTTATGATTTGCTTGGAAATTTGGTATTTTATGACCATCATTGTTTTAACTGGTCATCTTGAGGATCCTGTCATTGCTGTTGGTTCTCTTTCTATTTG TATGAACCTTAATGGATGGGAAGGCATGTTGTTCATTGGTATTAATGCAGCAATAAG tGTTCGCGTATCAAACGAGCTTGGATCGGGCCACCCAAGGGCTGCAAAATATTCAGTTTTTGTCACAGTGGCTGAGTCACTCATAATTGGGATAGTTTGCATGATACTAATCATATTAACAAAGGACCATTTTGCTATGCTTTTCACAAGCAGTGAAAAAATGCAAAAAGCTGTTTCTAAGTTAGCATATCTTCTTGCTGTAACTATGCTGCTTAATAGTGTCCAGCCAGTTATATCAG GTGTTGCTGTTGGAGGAGGATGGCAAGCACTAGTGGCATACATTAATTTGGCTTGTTATTATGTAATTGGTCTCCCACTTGGATTCCTCCTAGGCTATAAAACAAGGTTGGGAGTTCAG GGAATATGGATGGGCATGATTTTTGGAACTTTTCTGCAAACTGTAATTCTTTGTGTTATTGTATACAAAACCAATTGGAACGACGAG GTAGCACAAGCATCAGAGAGAATGAGAAAATGGAGTGGAATTTCTGATGAAGCGGACACTAAGTAA
- the LOC138876483 gene encoding uncharacterized protein, whose protein sequence is MVESSSHGLVAMSESRLVLDFGSTFHACYEKNMFKNYAEIKKPEKVLMGNHVTANVTGKRSVEINFTSGQKLTLLNVYHVPGIKKNLMSAGLLSKRGFKIVIESDHIIVTKKVRIVSLLEKDTIVMACLD, encoded by the exons ATGGTGGAAAGTTCTTCTCATGGCTTGGTTGCAATG TCAGAGTCAAGACTGGTGTTGGATTTTGGTTCCACATTTCATGCCTGTTATGAAAAGAATATGTTCAAGAACTATGCAGAAATAAAGAAACCCGAGAAGGTTCTGATGGGCAACCATGTGACCGCAAATGTTACAGGAAAGAGAAGTGTTGAGATAAATTTCACTTCTGGGCAGAAGTTGACATTGCTAAATGTATATCATGTTCCTGGCATAAAGAAGAACTTGATGTCCGCTGGTTTGCTGTCTAAGAGAGGCTTCAAGATAGTCATAGAATCTGATCATATAATAGTAACTAAGAAAGTAAGAATAGTGTCTTTGTTGGAAAAGGATACAATTGTAATGGCATGTTTAGATTga